A portion of the Flavobacterium magnum genome contains these proteins:
- the mfd gene encoding transcription-repair coupling factor has product MAEQLQKREQKLHLKGLTGSLYSFVIKALFEKSDNPFLLVLDDKEQAAYFLNDLEQMINTEDVLFYPGSYRNPYQIEDTDNANILLRAEVLNRINSRKKPSVIVTYPEALFEKVVTKKELEKNTLKIALGDKISIDFINEVLFEYEFRRVDFISEPGEFSVRGGIIDVFSFSNDHPYRIEFFGNEVESIRSFDVETQLSIERQKKIAIIPNVENKFFQEHRESFLDYINPKSILFISDTEGLLHKLDKLYEKAGDAFEKLNKEIKHAKPEQLFVNRETFTRKALDFTIAETGSKAVFKSDMVFEFVSKPQPSFNKQFDLLLNNLSDNHFNGIKNYLFCSNEQQARRFHDIFESLDETNTEDLRKQYETVVMPLYQGFVDEENQVACYTDHQIFERYHKFSIKNGYSKKQTITLKELNTLSVGDYVTHIDHGIGKFGGLQKIQVEGKTQEAIKLVYADNDIVYVSIHSLYKIAKYNGKDGAPPKIYKLGSNAWKILKQKTKARVKHIAFNLIQLYAKRRLEKGFQYHPDSYLQLELESSFIYEDTPDQVKATQEVKADMESDRPMDRLVCGDVGFGKTEVAIRAAFKAVDNGKQVAVLVPTTILAYQHFRTFSERLKDMPVTIGYLNRFRTAKQKAETLKDLSEGRLDIVIGTHQLVNKNVKFKDLGLLVIDEEQKFGVNVKDKLKTISANVDTLTLTATPIPRTLQFSLMAARDLSVITTPPPNRYPIETNVVGFNEELIRDAISYEIQRNGQVFFINNRIENIREVAGMIQRLVPNARVGIGHGQMEGKKLEELMLAFMNGEFDVLVATTIIESGLDVPNANTIFINNANNFGLSDLHQMRGRVGRSNKKAFCYFICPPYSAMTDDARKRIQALEQFSELGSGFSIAMKDLEIRGAGDLLGGEQSGFINEIGFETYQKIMNEAIEELKENEFKDLYADADEGHEKEYVKDLQIDTDFELLFPDDYINNISERLNLYNELSLIKDEASLLAYEQKLTDRFGALPKPAKSLLNSIRLKWVATKLGIEKLVMKQGKMICYFVSDQQSDYYVSAQFQKVLQFVQKQPTLCRMKEKQTPNGLRLLLTFENVKSIGKALQLLEMV; this is encoded by the coding sequence ATTGCGGAGCAGCTCCAGAAAAGGGAGCAGAAGCTCCATCTGAAAGGGCTCACGGGTTCATTGTATTCCTTTGTCATCAAAGCATTGTTTGAAAAATCGGACAACCCGTTCCTGCTGGTACTCGACGACAAGGAGCAGGCGGCCTATTTCCTGAATGACCTCGAGCAGATGATTAACACCGAGGATGTACTTTTCTATCCCGGCTCCTACCGCAATCCGTACCAGATAGAGGATACTGACAACGCGAATATCCTGTTGCGTGCCGAGGTATTGAACCGGATCAATTCGAGGAAGAAGCCCAGCGTGATTGTTACCTATCCGGAAGCGCTTTTCGAGAAGGTAGTGACCAAGAAGGAGCTCGAGAAGAATACATTGAAAATTGCCTTGGGTGATAAGATTTCCATCGACTTCATCAATGAAGTGCTGTTCGAATATGAGTTCCGGCGTGTCGATTTTATTTCCGAACCGGGGGAATTCTCTGTGCGTGGCGGCATCATCGACGTGTTTTCCTTTTCGAATGACCACCCGTACCGGATCGAGTTTTTTGGGAATGAGGTGGAAAGCATCCGCAGCTTTGATGTTGAAACCCAGCTTTCAATCGAGCGGCAGAAGAAAATCGCAATCATCCCGAACGTCGAAAATAAATTTTTCCAGGAGCATCGTGAAAGTTTCCTGGACTATATCAACCCGAAATCAATCCTGTTCATCAGCGATACCGAAGGATTGCTGCATAAACTGGACAAATTATACGAAAAAGCCGGGGACGCTTTCGAAAAGCTCAATAAGGAAATCAAGCATGCCAAACCGGAGCAGCTTTTCGTGAACCGCGAAACCTTTACCAGGAAGGCCCTGGATTTTACTATTGCCGAAACGGGATCCAAAGCGGTTTTTAAATCCGATATGGTTTTCGAGTTCGTCAGCAAACCCCAGCCGTCGTTCAACAAGCAGTTTGATTTGCTGCTGAACAATTTGAGCGACAACCATTTTAACGGAATAAAAAATTATTTGTTCTGCTCTAACGAACAGCAGGCGAGACGTTTCCACGATATTTTTGAGAGCCTTGACGAAACGAACACGGAAGACCTGCGCAAGCAGTACGAGACCGTAGTAATGCCTCTGTACCAGGGATTTGTAGATGAGGAAAATCAAGTCGCGTGCTATACCGACCACCAGATATTTGAGCGTTACCATAAATTCAGCATCAAGAACGGCTATTCAAAAAAACAAACCATTACGCTGAAGGAACTCAATACGCTTTCAGTCGGGGATTACGTGACGCATATCGACCACGGAATCGGGAAATTCGGCGGATTGCAGAAGATCCAGGTAGAAGGCAAGACCCAGGAAGCCATAAAATTGGTCTACGCCGACAATGACATTGTGTACGTCAGCATCCATTCGCTGTATAAGATTGCCAAATACAATGGCAAGGATGGTGCGCCTCCGAAGATTTACAAACTGGGCTCGAACGCCTGGAAGATACTGAAGCAGAAAACCAAGGCGCGCGTCAAGCACATCGCCTTTAACTTGATCCAGCTGTATGCCAAGCGCAGGCTGGAAAAAGGCTTTCAGTACCATCCGGACAGTTATTTGCAACTCGAACTCGAAAGTTCGTTCATTTATGAAGACACGCCGGACCAGGTCAAGGCCACACAGGAGGTCAAGGCAGATATGGAAAGCGACCGCCCGATGGACCGCCTCGTGTGTGGCGATGTCGGTTTTGGAAAGACGGAAGTGGCGATACGCGCCGCATTCAAGGCCGTCGACAATGGGAAGCAGGTCGCGGTGCTGGTGCCAACGACAATCCTCGCGTACCAGCATTTCCGGACTTTTTCTGAAAGGTTGAAAGACATGCCGGTCACCATCGGTTACCTGAACCGCTTCCGTACCGCAAAGCAAAAGGCCGAAACGCTGAAAGACCTTTCAGAGGGCAGGCTGGACATTGTCATCGGGACGCACCAATTGGTCAATAAGAATGTGAAGTTTAAGGATCTGGGCTTATTAGTCATTGACGAAGAGCAAAAGTTTGGCGTAAATGTCAAGGACAAGCTCAAGACCATCTCAGCGAATGTGGATACGCTGACACTCACCGCCACGCCAATCCCGAGGACATTGCAGTTTTCACTGATGGCGGCGCGTGATTTGTCGGTTATCACCACGCCGCCGCCGAACCGTTACCCGATTGAGACGAATGTCGTCGGCTTTAATGAAGAGCTGATCCGCGATGCGATATCGTATGAAATACAACGAAACGGGCAGGTATTCTTTATCAACAACCGCATAGAGAACATCCGCGAAGTCGCCGGGATGATCCAGAGGCTGGTGCCCAACGCGCGCGTCGGAATCGGACACGGGCAGATGGAAGGGAAAAAGCTCGAGGAACTGATGCTCGCATTCATGAATGGGGAATTCGATGTGCTGGTCGCAACGACCATTATTGAAAGCGGTCTTGATGTCCCGAATGCCAATACGATCTTCATTAACAATGCCAACAATTTTGGCTTATCCGACCTGCATCAGATGCGCGGTCGCGTTGGCCGCAGCAATAAGAAAGCGTTCTGTTATTTCATCTGCCCGCCGTATTCGGCCATGACCGATGATGCCAGGAAAAGGATCCAGGCGCTTGAGCAGTTCAGCGAACTGGGCAGCGGATTCAGTATTGCGATGAAGGATCTGGAGATACGCGGTGCCGGGGATTTGCTGGGCGGGGAGCAAAGCGGTTTCATCAATGAGATCGGGTTTGAGACGTACCAGAAAATCATGAATGAGGCCATCGAGGAACTCAAGGAAAATGAGTTTAAGGATTTATATGCCGACGCCGATGAGGGACACGAGAAGGAATACGTCAAGGATTTGCAGATTGACACGGATTTTGAATTGCTGTTCCCTGACGATTACATCAATAACATCTCTGAAAGGCTGAATCTCTACAATGAGCTCAGCCTGATAAAAGACGAAGCGTCGCTGCTTGCCTACGAGCAAAAGCTCACCGACCGCTTCGGGGCATTGCCCAAACCGGCCAAATCGCTGTTGAACAGCATCAGGCTGAAGTGGGTCGCCACGAAACTCGGTATTGAAAAGCTTGTTATGAAGCAGGGCAAGATGATCTGTTATTTTGTCTCAGACCAGCAATCAGATTATTATGTGTCTGCGCAATTCCAGAAGGTGCTTCAATTTGTGCAGAAGCAGCCGACGCTCTGCCGCATGAAGGAAAAGCAAACACCGAACGGGCTGCGTCTGCTGCTGACATTCGAAAATGTAAAATCGATTGGGAAAGCCCTGCAGTTGCTGGAGATGGTGTAG
- a CDS encoding M13 family metallopeptidase, with translation MIKTKKFPLLMAAGLIALTSCKSDKEEAKGSGILVKNMDKSVKPGDNFDAYVNGAWVKANKIPADKSSYGVFDILNDKAQEDVKAIIEESAKGNFADGSNEQKVGDLYDSYTDMKTRDAKGIKPLLPELAKIDAIKTYDDLAAYFGQANRTGGGSPVAVGVTEDFKDPTKYTLYAWQSGISLPEREYYLLQDAKSKSIRDKFKLHVAKMFALAGIADGEKNADIILGLETQIAMQHVKKELTRDMSLMYNKTEITDFKKYMPAFNMPLMLQNAGIKNEKNILACQPAFLKGLDKIITGTPIDAWKIYLKWNAIDGAAGVLTSAFDKQNFEFYGKVLSGTEAQLPLWRRGVEVVNGSLGEVIGAIYVKKRFSPEAKERMSEMVKNLLAAYKESITNLDWMTPETKKEALDKLSKFTPKIGYPDQWRDYSSLKIVKGDLYGNVERATAFEYNRQLNKLGKPVDRKEWGMTPQTINAYYNPSMNEIVFPAAILQPPFFDMTKDDAVNYGSIGAVIGHEIGHGFDDQGSTFDGTGTMRNWWTEKDQAAFKARTGALVSQYNEFKVFPDLNVNGAFTLGENIGDLGGITIALKAYKKSLNGKEAPVLDGFTGVQRFFIGYAQSWLEKSREEALRNLVASNPHSPPHFRVNGIVRNIPEFYEAFNVKPTDSLYLAPEKRVKIW, from the coding sequence ATGATAAAAACAAAGAAGTTCCCATTGCTTATGGCCGCGGGATTAATTGCACTGACTTCGTGCAAATCCGACAAAGAAGAGGCCAAAGGATCAGGCATACTGGTCAAAAACATGGACAAATCGGTAAAGCCGGGTGATAATTTCGATGCCTATGTAAATGGCGCCTGGGTTAAAGCCAACAAAATTCCGGCAGATAAGTCCTCGTATGGCGTTTTCGACATTCTGAATGACAAGGCGCAGGAAGATGTGAAGGCCATCATTGAAGAATCGGCCAAAGGCAATTTTGCCGATGGTTCCAATGAGCAGAAAGTAGGCGATCTCTACGATTCTTACACTGACATGAAAACGCGTGATGCCAAAGGAATCAAGCCATTGCTTCCTGAACTGGCCAAAATCGACGCTATTAAAACCTACGACGACCTGGCAGCCTATTTCGGCCAGGCAAACCGCACGGGCGGAGGATCTCCCGTAGCCGTAGGGGTCACGGAGGACTTTAAGGACCCGACGAAATATACACTGTACGCATGGCAAAGCGGCATCAGCCTGCCGGAAAGGGAATATTACCTTTTGCAGGACGCCAAATCAAAATCAATACGCGACAAATTCAAGTTGCATGTAGCGAAAATGTTTGCTTTGGCAGGCATCGCCGACGGTGAAAAGAATGCAGACATCATCCTGGGCCTCGAAACCCAGATTGCGATGCAGCATGTCAAAAAGGAATTGACGCGTGATATGTCGTTGATGTACAACAAAACCGAGATCACCGACTTTAAAAAATACATGCCTGCTTTCAACATGCCATTGATGCTTCAGAATGCGGGTATTAAAAACGAAAAAAACATCCTCGCCTGCCAGCCCGCGTTTCTCAAAGGACTGGATAAAATCATCACCGGCACGCCCATCGACGCCTGGAAAATCTACCTGAAATGGAATGCCATTGATGGTGCCGCCGGCGTACTGACTTCAGCATTTGACAAGCAGAATTTCGAGTTTTACGGCAAAGTACTTTCGGGTACAGAAGCCCAACTGCCGCTATGGCGCCGCGGCGTAGAAGTGGTGAACGGCAGCCTCGGCGAAGTCATCGGGGCGATTTATGTGAAGAAGCGTTTCTCCCCTGAAGCCAAGGAAAGGATGTCGGAAATGGTCAAGAACCTGCTTGCCGCATACAAGGAAAGCATCACCAATCTGGACTGGATGACGCCGGAAACCAAAAAAGAAGCTTTGGACAAACTGTCGAAATTCACCCCAAAAATCGGATACCCTGACCAATGGCGCGATTACTCCTCGCTCAAAATCGTGAAAGGGGACCTGTATGGCAATGTCGAACGGGCCACCGCTTTTGAATACAACCGCCAGCTCAACAAACTCGGCAAGCCCGTAGACCGCAAGGAGTGGGGCATGACGCCGCAAACCATCAACGCGTATTACAATCCAAGCATGAACGAAATTGTATTTCCGGCCGCCATCCTGCAGCCGCCATTCTTCGACATGACCAAGGATGATGCGGTGAATTATGGCAGTATCGGGGCCGTAATCGGGCACGAGATAGGACACGGATTTGACGACCAGGGCAGCACCTTCGACGGCACCGGCACCATGAGGAACTGGTGGACCGAAAAAGACCAGGCTGCTTTTAAGGCCAGGACGGGCGCGCTCGTCTCGCAGTACAACGAGTTTAAGGTGTTCCCTGACCTCAACGTAAACGGTGCCTTTACGCTGGGCGAAAACATCGGCGACCTGGGCGGCATCACGATAGCCCTGAAAGCCTACAAGAAAAGCCTGAACGGTAAGGAAGCTCCCGTGCTGGACGGATTTACCGGAGTGCAGCGTTTCTTCATCGGGTACGCGCAGTCGTGGCTGGAAAAATCGAGGGAAGAGGCCCTGAGGAACCTTGTCGCCTCCAATCCGCATTCGCCGCCGCATTTCCGTGTTAACGGAATCGTGCGAAACATACCCGAATTTTATGAAGCCTTTAATGTAAAACCGACGGACTCTTTGTACCTAGCTCCTGAAAAACGGGTGAAAATCTGGTAA
- the msrB gene encoding peptide-methionine (R)-S-oxide reductase MsrB, with product MKTKYAYLALMSLLFLTACGQKKNQTVKAANAANVISKPENPYYSNTDTTKLNLSDAEWKKILPEDVYEVSRHADTERPFTGKYWNTNDKGTYYCAACGNKLFRSTAKFSSECGWPSFFEQDNKNSVVYKNDNSLGMERIEALCGRCGGHLGHLFDDGPEPTGKRYCMNSVVLDFIPDSK from the coding sequence ATGAAAACGAAATATGCTTATCTCGCCCTGATGTCGCTGCTGTTCCTCACGGCCTGCGGACAAAAGAAAAACCAGACTGTCAAGGCTGCCAATGCCGCCAATGTAATTTCCAAACCCGAAAATCCGTACTACTCCAATACCGACACGACCAAGTTGAACCTTTCGGACGCAGAATGGAAAAAAATCCTTCCCGAAGACGTCTACGAAGTGTCGCGCCACGCCGATACCGAACGGCCTTTCACCGGTAAATATTGGAACACGAATGACAAAGGCACATACTATTGTGCTGCCTGCGGCAACAAGTTGTTCCGCTCTACAGCCAAGTTCTCCAGTGAATGCGGCTGGCCGAGCTTTTTTGAGCAGGACAACAAAAACAGCGTGGTCTATAAAAACGACAATTCGCTCGGGATGGAGCGCATCGAGGCGTTGTGTGGGCGGTGCGGCGGGCATTTGGGCCACCTTTTCGACGACGGACCCGAGCCTACCGGCAAAAGGTATTGCATGAATTCGGTCGTGTTGGATTTTATCCCGGATTCTAAATAA
- a CDS encoding DinB family protein has product MKKILPLLLLATVPLHAQQPKVVSSDWAAFTQSISIESRTKKKFRLEASVKVVSQDTHASAGLWARVDNKNDEQGFFDNMGDRPITAGDWKSYTVEGTIDANSSVLNFGGLCEYNGSFYFDDFKLSIENDKGGFDPVSIRNGSFEQRVKNNTIPEWTMGISKDKALKIKEYDVASADDKTAGKSSLVLEGKGIVYKEWGKIGNVEGASPQIGSMISMLEDLKNRVENKVKNMSQYELDYLHDDKANRIGSLIMHLAAAEAYYQVLTFENRTFNDEEKKKWEVALDLDQGGRDEFKGHDVQYYLDIYNEVRAKTIAELKKRDDAWFEQTPNGTSMTNHYCWFHVMEHQSSHLGQILFLAKRIPPEQEVKLDQPIKN; this is encoded by the coding sequence ATGAAAAAAATTCTTCCACTCCTGCTGCTGGCCACAGTGCCGCTGCACGCCCAACAGCCAAAAGTTGTTTCATCAGACTGGGCGGCCTTTACACAAAGCATTTCCATCGAATCCAGGACGAAGAAAAAATTCCGGCTTGAGGCCTCTGTAAAAGTGGTTTCACAGGATACGCACGCCTCCGCAGGCTTGTGGGCAAGGGTTGATAACAAAAACGATGAGCAGGGATTCTTCGACAATATGGGTGACCGCCCGATTACTGCGGGCGATTGGAAATCCTATACCGTGGAAGGGACAATCGATGCCAATTCGAGTGTGTTGAATTTCGGCGGACTCTGTGAATACAACGGCTCATTCTATTTCGATGATTTCAAACTGTCAATCGAAAATGACAAAGGAGGTTTCGATCCGGTTTCAATCCGCAACGGCAGTTTCGAGCAAAGGGTCAAAAACAATACCATCCCCGAGTGGACCATGGGCATTTCAAAAGACAAGGCGCTGAAGATAAAGGAATACGATGTCGCCTCCGCAGATGACAAGACCGCGGGCAAGTCGTCGTTGGTACTCGAAGGCAAGGGCATCGTGTATAAGGAATGGGGTAAAATCGGAAATGTCGAAGGCGCTTCGCCGCAAATCGGTTCGATGATCTCAATGCTCGAAGACCTGAAAAACCGCGTGGAAAACAAAGTGAAGAATATGAGCCAATACGAGCTGGATTACCTTCACGACGACAAGGCAAACCGGATCGGCTCGCTGATAATGCACCTCGCCGCCGCGGAAGCCTACTATCAGGTGCTGACGTTTGAGAACCGTACGTTTAACGATGAGGAAAAGAAAAAATGGGAAGTGGCCCTCGATCTCGACCAAGGCGGCCGCGATGAATTTAAAGGCCATGATGTGCAGTATTATCTTGACATCTATAACGAAGTACGTGCCAAAACCATCGCAGAATTAAAAAAGCGCGACGACGCCTGGTTTGAGCAAACGCCGAATGGCACAAGCATGACCAACCATTACTGCTGGTTTCATGTAATGGAACACCAGTCGAGCCATTTGGGCCAGATTTTGTTTTTAGCCAAAAGGATTCCGCCGGAACAGGAAGTGAAACTGGACCAGCCCATTAAAAACTAG
- a CDS encoding CoA-acylating methylmalonate-semialdehyde dehydrogenase, protein MKYPAIQNYIDGRFVSASTSKTMDVISPLDGNYLSIVPMSSATDLDRAVKAAQSAFPAWSKTPIKERVQVFFRYKYLLEKNLEELARLCSEENGKTYGESVAEIEKCIELTEFATSLPQLITGELLEVSKGVECRTEHVPLGVVASIVPFNFPSMVPNWTIPNAIALGNCMIIKPSEKVPLSCGRLAELLKEAGLPDGVFNIVHGDVDIVNAICDHPDIEAVSFVGSTKVAKIVYQRATSNYKRCLALGGAKNHLMVLPDAIPEMTAQNVAASMSGCAGQRCMAASAMIGVGNVDAIIEKICDEARKIIPGENLGAVINKESQQRIERYISEAESNGAKILVDGRNAKVDGKENGTYVGPTVIDYVTPEMSVAREEIFGPVISIMRAKTVDEALTIENANPYGNAASVFTQNGGMARYIIDKASAGMIGVNVGVPVPREPFSFGGWNESKFGVGDITGKSSIEFWTKLKKSTIKWNPEAGVNWMS, encoded by the coding sequence ATGAAGTATCCCGCAATTCAGAATTATATTGACGGGAGGTTCGTAAGTGCCTCCACGTCAAAAACCATGGACGTTATTTCCCCATTGGACGGAAACTATCTTTCTATCGTCCCGATGTCTTCCGCTACCGATTTGGACCGTGCCGTAAAAGCCGCACAGTCTGCGTTTCCTGCCTGGAGCAAAACCCCGATCAAAGAACGTGTCCAGGTATTTTTCCGATACAAATATTTACTCGAAAAAAACCTTGAGGAACTGGCCCGGCTTTGCAGTGAAGAAAACGGAAAGACCTATGGCGAATCCGTTGCCGAAATTGAGAAATGTATCGAGCTCACGGAATTTGCCACGTCCTTACCGCAATTGATAACGGGTGAACTGCTGGAAGTCAGTAAAGGTGTTGAATGCCGTACAGAGCACGTGCCGCTGGGTGTTGTGGCTTCGATCGTGCCATTTAATTTCCCATCGATGGTGCCCAATTGGACCATCCCAAACGCCATCGCTTTAGGAAACTGCATGATCATCAAACCTTCTGAAAAAGTGCCGCTGAGCTGTGGACGATTGGCCGAATTATTAAAAGAAGCCGGATTACCCGACGGCGTTTTCAACATCGTTCATGGTGATGTCGATATCGTTAATGCGATTTGCGACCATCCCGATATCGAAGCGGTTTCTTTTGTCGGTTCCACCAAAGTAGCGAAAATCGTGTATCAAAGAGCGACTTCAAATTATAAAAGGTGCCTCGCATTAGGTGGCGCCAAAAACCACCTGATGGTATTGCCCGACGCGATTCCGGAAATGACGGCACAGAATGTGGCCGCTTCCATGTCCGGTTGTGCGGGGCAGCGTTGTATGGCGGCGTCTGCAATGATTGGCGTGGGTAACGTTGATGCGATTATTGAGAAAATCTGCGATGAGGCCAGGAAGATTATTCCCGGAGAAAATCTCGGTGCCGTCATCAACAAGGAATCCCAGCAAAGAATTGAAAGATATATTTCCGAAGCCGAAAGTAATGGAGCGAAGATATTGGTCGATGGACGCAATGCCAAAGTCGACGGCAAAGAAAACGGAACCTACGTCGGGCCCACCGTCATCGATTACGTAACACCGGAAATGAGCGTGGCGCGTGAAGAAATCTTCGGCCCCGTAATTTCTATCATGCGGGCCAAAACCGTAGACGAAGCCCTGACGATTGAAAATGCCAATCCATACGGAAATGCCGCGAGCGTCTTTACCCAAAATGGCGGTATGGCACGCTATATTATTGACAAAGCAAGCGCGGGAATGATTGGTGTGAATGTGGGCGTTCCGGTACCGCGGGAGCCGTTCAGTTTCGGCGGCTGGAACGAAAGCAAATTCGGCGTCGGTGACATCACCGGGAAAAGCTCGATTGAATTCTGGACCAAGCTCAAGAAGTCAACGATCAAATGGAATCCCGAAGCGGGCGTCAATTGGATGAGTTAA
- a CDS encoding aminotransferase class III-fold pyridoxal phosphate-dependent enzyme, with product MMTKEDILSKEQIIADSKEFSLFSWSAQASVNPIAIERAEGVYLYEYGGKRIIDFSSGLMSVNIGHGDQRVTDAVVEQMQKVSFVTPSCTTEIRARLSRKLAEICPGDLNKAFYTLCGTSSIDNAIKLARLYTGRHKIIGRYRAFHGGSIGGMTVGGDPRKLANDSQQMPNAVHLDDPYYFFGMKNLDEATKLSLSLEYVERVIHLEGKTNIAAFIFEGESGSSGCLKYPKGYLKGVKALCEKYGILFVADEVMSGFGRTGKWFGFENHGIVPDMVCMAKGLTASYLPLGCLMVSDKIAEKFENTPMMIGLTYNGHPVALAAALAVINIYESDRLIENTREMGAYLESRIEEMRSQHPSMGTFRNTGLLGCLDILKNKTTGELIAPYNAAADDLKVTNQIAAKVRELGLYTFVRWGYIFIAPPLCVTKDQIDEGLAIIGEALRISDAALV from the coding sequence ATGATGACCAAAGAAGATATTTTAAGCAAAGAACAAATCATAGCTGACAGTAAAGAATTCAGCCTGTTTTCGTGGTCGGCACAGGCCAGTGTAAATCCGATTGCTATTGAAAGGGCAGAAGGGGTTTATCTATACGAATATGGTGGCAAACGCATCATCGACTTTTCGTCGGGGTTGATGTCTGTAAACATAGGGCACGGCGACCAGCGCGTCACCGATGCCGTTGTTGAACAAATGCAGAAAGTGAGTTTTGTGACACCAAGCTGTACGACTGAAATCCGAGCGAGATTGTCCCGTAAACTCGCTGAAATCTGTCCCGGCGACCTTAACAAGGCCTTTTACACATTGTGTGGGACCTCTTCAATTGACAACGCCATTAAGCTGGCGAGACTGTATACGGGAAGACATAAGATTATCGGAAGATACCGCGCGTTCCATGGCGGCTCGATTGGCGGGATGACCGTGGGCGGCGATCCGCGTAAACTCGCAAACGATTCCCAGCAAATGCCAAACGCCGTGCATCTCGACGACCCGTATTATTTCTTCGGAATGAAAAATCTGGATGAGGCGACAAAACTAAGCCTGAGTTTGGAATATGTAGAAAGGGTCATCCATTTAGAAGGCAAAACCAATATCGCTGCGTTTATTTTTGAAGGCGAAAGCGGCTCGTCAGGCTGCCTGAAATATCCGAAAGGCTATCTGAAAGGGGTGAAGGCCTTATGCGAAAAATACGGAATCCTGTTCGTTGCCGACGAAGTCATGAGCGGATTCGGGCGTACCGGAAAATGGTTCGGTTTTGAAAACCACGGCATCGTTCCCGATATGGTTTGCATGGCGAAGGGTTTGACGGCCTCCTATCTTCCGTTGGGCTGCCTGATGGTGTCCGACAAAATCGCGGAAAAATTCGAAAATACGCCGATGATGATCGGGCTGACGTATAACGGCCATCCGGTAGCCCTTGCAGCAGCTTTGGCCGTAATCAACATTTACGAAAGCGACAGGCTGATTGAGAATACACGCGAAATGGGGGCGTATCTTGAATCGCGTATTGAAGAGATGAGAAGTCAGCATCCGAGTATGGGCACTTTCCGAAATACCGGACTGTTAGGCTGTCTTGACATCCTGAAAAACAAAACTACAGGCGAATTGATTGCGCCGTACAACGCTGCCGCAGATGATTTGAAGGTCACGAACCAAATTGCCGCCAAAGTACGTGAACTCGGTTTGTACACCTTTGTACGCTGGGGTTACATTTTTATCGCGCCGCCCTTATGTGTGACAAAAGACCAGATTGATGAAGGGCTTGCCATCATCGGTGAAGCACTCAGGATTTCCGATGCCGCACTTGTTTAA